From a single Candidatus Izimaplasma bacterium HR1 genomic region:
- the ktrA gene encoding Ktr system potassium uptake protein A, translating into MPRKSFAVIGMGRFGQSVVEELIKQEVDVLVIDKDPERIAKMSKIATHAVTLDTTDVIALKEVGISSIDHVVVAIGKDLQSSILTTLILKDLGVKQVTVKVQDTNHMKIIKKLGADEIIQPEQQSGKRLASKIVSDNVLDYIDLNESHSFIVVNATAKIIDSTIINLDVRNKFKINVVAVRRNGDIIIPNADTVIEDKDQLLLIGSNNDLAKFNAWLKK; encoded by the coding sequence ATGCCAAGAAAATCATTTGCAGTAATTGGAATGGGACGATTTGGGCAAAGCGTAGTTGAAGAACTAATCAAACAAGAAGTTGATGTATTAGTTATTGATAAAGATCCAGAAAGAATTGCCAAAATGAGTAAAATAGCAACCCATGCAGTTACCCTAGATACAACAGATGTAATAGCTTTAAAAGAAGTTGGAATTAGTAGTATTGATCATGTTGTTGTAGCGATAGGTAAAGACTTACAAAGTAGTATCTTAACAACCTTAATCTTAAAAGATTTAGGTGTAAAACAAGTAACAGTAAAAGTACAAGATACAAACCATATGAAAATAATCAAAAAACTAGGTGCTGATGAAATCATTCAACCAGAACAACAATCTGGTAAAAGATTAGCTAGTAAAATTGTCAGTGATAATGTCTTAGATTATATTGATTTAAATGAATCTCATAGTTTCATTGTAGTTAACGCTACAGCGAAAATTATTGATTCAACAATCATTAATCTAGATGTTCGTAATAAATTTAAAATCAATGTCGTTGCAGTAAGAAGAAATGGTGATATCATTATTCCTAACGCAGACACAGTTATTGAAGATAAAGATCAATTATTATTAATTGGTTCGAATAACGATTTAGCAAAATTTAACGCATGGCTAAAAAAATAA
- a CDS encoding CAAX amino terminal protease self- immunity, protein MNMRIENKIVITYAGLYILLIAIQVGLLAATNINWNNDQNLIRFNSIANLSFYGIMALLFVVMLVSFWKKAFAQFKQNKWEYIKLIGLGFLTLIAVSMLMNVIYSLLGITDTSDNQEQLNQLLEGGWFDQMSLVLFAVFLAPMVEEMVFRLAGFNFLMRIKVLPSWAVVVITSLIFGFIHVMGSFDLEQIFYYAGLGVVLGYFYYRSKNIIVPIVIHMLLNGFVTFSMFFLY, encoded by the coding sequence ATGAATATGCGTATCGAGAACAAAATTGTGATAACTTATGCAGGCTTGTACATATTACTTATAGCTATACAAGTTGGTTTACTAGCTGCCACCAATATTAATTGGAACAACGACCAAAACTTGATTAGATTTAATAGTATAGCAAATTTATCATTTTATGGAATTATGGCATTATTGTTTGTTGTAATGCTTGTATCATTTTGGAAGAAAGCATTTGCTCAATTTAAGCAAAACAAATGGGAATATATAAAACTTATTGGTTTAGGTTTCCTAACTTTAATAGCTGTAAGTATGTTAATGAATGTAATATACAGTTTACTCGGAATAACTGATACATCAGATAATCAAGAGCAACTCAATCAATTACTTGAAGGTGGTTGGTTTGATCAAATGAGTTTAGTGTTATTTGCAGTATTTTTAGCACCAATGGTTGAAGAGATGGTCTTTAGACTAGCTGGGTTTAATTTCTTGATGAGAATTAAAGTTTTACCTTCTTGGGCCGTTGTTGTAATAACATCATTAATTTTCGGATTTATCCATGTTATGGGATCATTTGATTTAGAGCAAATCTTCTATTATGCTGGTTTAGGTGTTGTCCTTGGATACTTCTATTATAGAAGCAAGAATATCATTGTCCCAATTGTAATCCATATGTTATTAAATGGATTTGTAACATTCTCAATGTTCTTTCTATATTAA